The DNA window GGCGGGTTCGGCGTAACGCTGTTTTTCTTTATCAGTGGCTTTCTCATTACCCGGCTGCTCATTGCCGAATGGGCCAAAACCGGGCGTATCGACCTGAGCGGCTTTTACCTCCGGCGGTTATTGCGGCTTTACCCGGCCCTGCTGTTTATGGCGGCACTGGCCATCGGCTTTTCGCTGCTGGCCGGCTGTGGCCTGCTAACCGGCGACCTGCTGTCGACGCTGTTTTATTACCGCAACTACTATATGCTCTACGGCGACAGTCCGGCCTCGCACCTGTGTCGGCACGTGTTCGACATTACGTGGTCGCTGGGGATCGAAGAGCACTTTTATCTGTTTTTCCCGCTGCTGTTTATGGCGGCCTGGCGACGCCCGCGCGTGTTTATCGGGTTGATGGTACTGACGATCGTGGCGGTGGCGGCCTGGCGGCTCTACCTGATCGCGACTCACGGCCTGAACGACCTGACCGTGTACCGCATCTACCACCTGACCGATACCCGGCTCGACGCCATTATGTTTGGCTGTCTGGTCAGCGTACTTGTCAGTCAGGACCGGGCCGGGTACTGGGTGCGCCAGAGTACCCAGCCAATCATTGCGGCCGGGGCGCTGCTCCTGCTGCTCAGCACATTCCTGCTCCGCGACGGTACCTTCCGCGAGAGCTGGCGGTACACGCTACAGGGCCTGTCGCTGAGTGTACTGATACCGGCCATCGTATACAACCCCGCCTATACCCGACTGGCTCAGGGTCTGTGCCGCCCCTGGCTGGTTCTGACGGGCAAACTAAGTTACTCGCTCTACCTGT is part of the Spirosoma rhododendri genome and encodes:
- a CDS encoding acyltransferase family protein; its protein translation is MLPHKSYLPVLDGLRGLAILVVVVSHYGFGRWIPGGFGVTLFFFISGFLITRLLIAEWAKTGRIDLSGFYLRRLLRLYPALLFMAALAIGFSLLAGCGLLTGDLLSTLFYYRNYYMLYGDSPASHLCRHVFDITWSLGIEEHFYLFFPLLFMAAWRRPRVFIGLMVLTIVAVAAWRLYLIATHGLNDLTVYRIYHLTDTRLDAIMFGCLVSVLVSQDRAGYWVRQSTQPIIAAGALLLLLSTFLLRDGTFRESWRYTLQGLSLSVLIPAIVYNPAYTRLAQGLCRPWLVLTGKLSYSLYLFHWLGVCVADQLVGSERLNSTWLLVAVPLGLLLSVLSYQYVEKPTAGLRRRFGSTVDTTVPTADPPIGSQPSVS